GCGCCCGCCGCGCGAGCGGCCGAGCCGGCGGTCGACCTCGTGGCGCCGGCCGAGCCGGGCGGCGCCTGGACGGTCGCGGGGGAGGCCGGCGCGCCCGAGCCGTCTCATCCGCCGCGGGCGAAGCCCGAAGCCCTGGAGGACAGACCGGAAGCCCTGAAGGGCATGCCCGACGCCATGCCGGGCGTATCCGAGGCCTTGCGGGGCATGTCCGACGCCCTGCGCGATCTGCCGGAGGCCCTGAAGACCTTCCGCACGCCGGCCGGGCTGAGCGGCCTGCTGCGCGAGGGCGCCTTCGACGGCTTGGCGGGGAACCTGGCCGGCAACCTCGCGAGCGGCCTGGCCGGCGGCCTCGGCGAGGGCCTGAAGCCCCGCCGTCCGGTGCCGGTGCCGGAGGGGGCGCGGTTCGAGGAGCGCAGCTTCTCCAGCGCCGCCGGCAGCCGGACCTACAAGGTCTACGTGCCGGCCGGCCGGGAGGGCCAGGCGTTACCGGTGGTGGTGATGCTGCACGGCTGCACCCAGGATCCCGACGACTTCGCCCTGGGCACGCGGATGAACGACCTCGCGGAGACGCAAGGGGCGATCGTGGTCTATCCGCGCCAGGAGCGCTCGGCCAACGCGCAGAAGTGCTGGAACTGGTTCCAGCCCGGCGACCAGGGCCGCGGTGCCGGCGAGCCGGCGCTGATCGCCGGGATCGCCCGGGCCGTGGTGGAGGAGTTCGGGGCCGATCCTGCCCGGGTCTACGTCGCCGGGCTCTCGGCCGGCGGCGCGGCGGCGGCGATCCTGGCGGCGACCTATCCGGACGTGTTCGCGGCGGCCGGCATCCATTCGGGTCTCGCCTGCGGCGCGGCCCGGGACATGCCCTCGGCCTTCGCGGCGATGGGGCAGGGCGGCGGCGCCCCGCCGCGGCCGGGCGCGGCCGTGCCGACCATCGTCTTCCACGGCGACGGCGACCGGACCGTGAATCCGATCAACGGCGAGCGGGTCGTGGCCCAGGCGCTGCCGGAGGCGCCGCTGCGGGAGACCCTGACGCGGGGCGAGGCGCCGGGCGGGATCGCCTATACGCGCCGCGTCCACGCCGACGCGGAGGGGCGGGGAATCGTGGAAGCGTGGGTGCTGCACGGGGCCGGCCACGCCTGGTCCGGCGGCAGCCCGGACGGCTCCTACACCGAGCCGCGCGGGCCCGATGCCAGCGCGGAGATGCTGCGGTTCTTCCTGGAGCACCGCCGCAACGAGCGCGCTTGAGCCTCACGCCTTCGGCGTCGAGACCCGCAGCAGCAGCGCGACCGGCAGGAGCCCGACCGCGACGATCAGGAGGGCGGCGACCGCGCCGTCCTCGTAGGTGCCCCGGGCGGCCTCGCCGTAGAGGTGGGTCGCCAAGGTCTCGACGTTGAGCGGGCGCAGGATCAGGGTCGCGGGCAGCTCCTTGACGCAATCGACGAAGACCAGCAGGGCACCGCCCAGGATCGCCGGCCAGGTCAGCGGCAAGTGGACCTGCGCCAGGGCGCCGGCAGGTCCCCGGCCGAGCACCCGGGCGGCGTCGCCGAGGGAGCGCGGCACCCGGGCGAGGCCCGCCTCGCTGCTGCCGGCGGTGACCGCGAGGAAGCGCACCACGTAAGCGTAGGCCAGAGCCGCCCCGGTGCCGAGGCCCATCGCGGCGAGCGGGACGCCGACGAGCGCCCGGCTCACCCCGTCGAGCAGGCCGTCGAGGGCGGCGAGCGGCGGCAGGAGGCCGATCGCCAGGATCGCGCCCGGCACCGCGTAGCCGAAGGTGGCGCAGCGCAGGAGCCAGCCGCGCCAGCGCCCGCCGAGCAGCCGCGGGCCCGCCGCCACGACGAGGCCGAGGGCGGTGGCGATGAGTGTCGCGAGGCCGGCATAGAGCAGGGTGTTGAGGCTCTCCGACAGGATCGCCCTGGACAGGCCGGCGAAGTGCAGGCGCT
This is a stretch of genomic DNA from Methylobacterium sp. 17Sr1-1. It encodes these proteins:
- a CDS encoding PHB depolymerase family esterase — translated: MSAFKTFSPGGLGATVDMAEVTRLTRAGRLTEAVALIQGRPAPAEPARPPAPPAPAARAAEPAVDLVAPAEPGGAWTVAGEAGAPEPSHPPRAKPEALEDRPEALKGMPDAMPGVSEALRGMSDALRDLPEALKTFRTPAGLSGLLREGAFDGLAGNLAGNLASGLAGGLGEGLKPRRPVPVPEGARFEERSFSSAAGSRTYKVYVPAGREGQALPVVVMLHGCTQDPDDFALGTRMNDLAETQGAIVVYPRQERSANAQKCWNWFQPGDQGRGAGEPALIAGIARAVVEEFGADPARVYVAGLSAGGAAAAILAATYPDVFAAAGIHSGLACGAARDMPSAFAAMGQGGGAPPRPGAAVPTIVFHGDGDRTVNPINGERVVAQALPEAPLRETLTRGEAPGGIAYTRRVHADAEGRGIVEAWVLHGAGHAWSGGSPDGSYTEPRGPDASAEMLRFFLEHRRNERA